A stretch of the Fusobacterium varium genome encodes the following:
- a CDS encoding citrate lyase subunit alpha, whose protein sequence is MKNILGREVPDFIEGYGKINHYNGYLANTTGVVKKNYSFKAVTPNDKKLHTDFVELMDKLPLKDGMVVSFHHHLRNGDYVLNLVMAEIAKRGYKDVTIVASSIFPCHKPLVEMIEKGIVTQIYAGYMSGPVAQAISQGKMQKPAVMHTHGGRARIMETGEVEVDIAFVAAPTSDEYGNINGVDGKSACGALGYAHSDVENAKLVVAITDNLVPYPNTTIEINQTLIDYVLVVDAIGDPKGIVSGTTQITKNPIGLKVADLTAKFIEQSGYLKDGMSFQTGAGGISLAVAAEVRNLMKSKNIVGSFAAGGITGYIVDMYKDGLFKALFDVQCFDLNAIKSAKENPNHIKMSATMYANANNKGSVVNMLDIVILGATEMDTNFNVNVTTGSDGVIMGGSGGHSDTAAGSKLCIIVSQLVNARISVVKDRITTVTTPGETVDVLVTERGIAINPLRKDLIEKFKNSNLPIKTIEELKEIAEAMTGKEEAIEFEDKVVAVVQYRDGSVVDVVRQVKNN, encoded by the coding sequence ATGAAAAATATTTTAGGAAGAGAAGTTCCTGATTTTATAGAAGGATACGGAAAAATCAATCATTATAATGGATATTTAGCAAATACAACAGGAGTAGTAAAAAAGAATTATAGTTTTAAAGCTGTAACTCCTAATGATAAAAAACTTCATACTGATTTTGTAGAATTAATGGATAAACTTCCATTAAAAGATGGAATGGTAGTGTCTTTTCACCATCATTTAAGAAATGGAGATTATGTATTAAACTTAGTAATGGCAGAAATAGCAAAAAGAGGATACAAAGATGTAACAATAGTTGCAAGTTCTATATTCCCATGTCATAAACCTTTAGTAGAAATGATAGAAAAAGGAATAGTGACACAAATATATGCTGGATATATGTCAGGACCAGTAGCTCAAGCAATATCACAAGGGAAAATGCAGAAACCAGCTGTTATGCATACACATGGTGGAAGAGCAAGAATAATGGAAACAGGAGAAGTTGAAGTAGATATAGCTTTTGTTGCAGCTCCAACATCAGATGAATATGGAAATATTAATGGAGTAGATGGAAAATCAGCATGTGGAGCTTTAGGATATGCTCATTCAGATGTTGAAAATGCTAAATTAGTAGTAGCAATTACTGATAATTTAGTTCCTTATCCAAATACAACAATAGAAATCAATCAGACTTTAATAGATTATGTATTAGTAGTAGATGCTATTGGAGATCCTAAGGGAATAGTATCTGGAACTACTCAGATTACTAAAAATCCAATTGGATTAAAAGTTGCTGATCTTACAGCTAAATTTATAGAACAATCAGGATATTTAAAAGATGGAATGAGTTTTCAGACAGGTGCAGGAGGAATATCACTTGCTGTTGCAGCAGAAGTTAGAAATCTTATGAAATCAAAAAATATAGTAGGTAGCTTTGCTGCTGGAGGAATAACAGGATATATAGTAGATATGTATAAAGATGGACTTTTTAAAGCTTTATTTGATGTACAATGTTTTGATCTTAATGCAATCAAATCAGCAAAAGAGAATCCAAATCATATAAAAATGTCAGCAACAATGTATGCAAATGCAAATAACAAAGGTTCAGTAGTAAATATGCTTGATATAGTTATACTAGGTGCAACAGAAATGGATACAAATTTCAATGTAAATGTAACTACAGGATCAGATGGTGTTATTATGGGAGGATCTGGAGGACACAGTGACACAGCTGCTGGATCAAAATTATGTATAATAGTATCACAACTTGTAAATGCAAGAATATCAGTAGTGAAAGATAGAATAACTACAGTAACAACTCCTGGAGAAACAGTAGATGTACTGGTAACAGAAAGAGGAATAGCAATAAATCCATTAAGAAAAGACTTGATAGAGAAATTTAAAAATTCTAATCTTCCAATAAAAACAATAGAAGAACTAAAGGAAATAGCAGAGGCTATGACAGGAAAAGAAGAAGCAATAGAATTTGAGGATAAAGTAGTTGCTGTAGTACAATATAGAGATGGTTCTGTAGTGGATGTTGTAAGACAAGTAAAAAATAACTAA